The following coding sequences lie in one uncultured Mailhella sp. genomic window:
- the priA gene encoding primosomal protein N': MICHVALCTPPYATLSYLTPEEFPDFPWQAGLRVAVPLGNGAIRAGVVTAVFADDDPNALRESSAGQHNMKKSGDITLRPLTWPLELTPLLPRDYMETVEQLAARQYSSPGRVLGNLLPQGLRVTARIRVRQYLPDVNGKGQKPRLFALRDIPAMPAAERAALAQDFTHGRAEILMLAEDAADGELCALACDPPWPVRPNAVKQRELLDWLLRNGTVTRRKLREALPDSSQTLTALVKNKLVELRPAAPEEDEPEPEEALLPPPEPPFQLTEEQLAALREYCAQMDALARGEKRPFAHLLFGITGSGKTAVYLELAHACLKRGRSALILAPEVAIALKLRRDAEQRFPGAPIFFYHGYQSQQQRERTFRRLAARKEPCLVIGTRSALFLPLPPLGAIVLDEEHDGSFKQEDRLPYQAKEVAWERAGRHRALLILGSATPDIKTFHAAKEGLFPVSRLTHRTGGGTLPAIELVDIKNQPASKLLSDRAVEALRETVQRGEQAVVLLNRRGYAPLMYCLNCGTVAKCPNCDIALTYHKKREQLVCHYCGHTRPFPSPCEKCGGLNFLPMGEGTEKLEESLAGEELAGALPPGGRVLRLDRDSTSRPGRMEEILAAFARQEAQVLVGTQMLSKGHHFPNVTLAVVADGDMGLNMPDYRSAERTFQLLVQSSGRAGRGEKPGRVLIQTRDVNHYCWQFVKTGDYEGFYEHEIALRKQRRYPPFIKLALIRLSYPWDWKDGQSRVNAFAAALRAHGRSLGLTVLGPAPAPLARIQGRMRFQCLMKADTWQHVRQAYAMALRDVGALPHELRITLDLDPVNML; the protein is encoded by the coding sequence ATGATCTGCCACGTCGCCCTCTGCACGCCGCCCTACGCCACGCTGAGCTATCTGACGCCTGAGGAGTTTCCGGACTTTCCCTGGCAGGCCGGACTGCGCGTGGCCGTGCCGCTCGGCAACGGAGCCATCCGCGCGGGCGTCGTCACGGCCGTGTTTGCCGACGACGATCCGAACGCCCTCCGGGAAAGCTCCGCCGGGCAACACAACATGAAGAAAAGCGGCGACATCACGCTGCGCCCCCTGACGTGGCCTCTGGAACTGACGCCGCTGCTTCCGCGCGACTACATGGAAACCGTGGAACAGCTCGCCGCGCGTCAGTATTCTTCGCCCGGCCGCGTGCTCGGCAATCTTCTGCCGCAGGGGCTGAGAGTCACCGCGCGCATCCGCGTGCGGCAGTACCTGCCGGACGTGAACGGCAAAGGACAAAAGCCCAGGCTCTTCGCCCTGCGCGACATTCCCGCCATGCCCGCCGCCGAACGCGCCGCCCTGGCGCAGGACTTCACGCACGGCCGGGCCGAAATTCTCATGCTGGCCGAAGACGCCGCCGACGGAGAACTTTGCGCACTGGCCTGCGATCCGCCGTGGCCGGTGCGGCCCAACGCCGTGAAGCAGCGCGAACTGCTCGACTGGCTGCTCAGAAACGGCACGGTGACGCGCAGAAAGCTGCGCGAAGCCCTGCCCGACAGCTCTCAGACGCTCACGGCACTGGTGAAGAACAAGCTGGTGGAACTTCGCCCCGCCGCGCCCGAAGAGGACGAGCCGGAACCAGAGGAAGCGCTGCTGCCGCCGCCAGAGCCGCCCTTCCAGCTCACGGAGGAACAGCTGGCCGCGCTCAGGGAATACTGCGCGCAGATGGACGCCCTTGCCCGCGGAGAAAAGCGGCCCTTCGCGCATCTTCTTTTCGGCATCACGGGAAGCGGCAAGACGGCCGTGTATCTGGAACTCGCCCACGCCTGCCTCAAAAGGGGCCGTTCCGCGCTTATTCTCGCCCCGGAAGTGGCCATCGCCCTCAAACTGCGCAGAGACGCCGAACAGCGTTTTCCCGGCGCGCCCATTTTCTTCTATCACGGCTACCAGAGCCAGCAGCAGCGGGAACGCACCTTCCGCCGCCTCGCCGCGCGCAAAGAACCCTGCCTCGTCATCGGCACGCGTTCGGCGCTGTTTCTGCCTCTGCCGCCGCTGGGCGCCATCGTGCTCGACGAGGAACACGACGGCTCCTTCAAGCAGGAAGACCGTCTGCCCTATCAGGCCAAGGAAGTGGCATGGGAGAGGGCGGGCAGGCATCGGGCGCTGCTGATTCTCGGCTCGGCCACGCCGGACATCAAGACCTTTCATGCGGCAAAGGAAGGACTTTTTCCCGTCTCCCGGCTGACGCACCGCACGGGCGGCGGCACGCTGCCCGCCATAGAGCTTGTGGACATCAAGAATCAGCCGGCCTCCAAACTGCTTTCCGACCGCGCCGTGGAGGCGCTGCGGGAAACCGTGCAGCGCGGCGAGCAGGCCGTGGTGCTGCTCAACCGCCGGGGCTACGCGCCGCTCATGTACTGCCTGAACTGCGGCACCGTGGCCAAGTGCCCCAACTGCGACATCGCCCTCACCTATCACAAGAAGCGCGAGCAGCTCGTGTGCCACTACTGCGGTCACACGCGCCCCTTTCCCTCGCCCTGCGAAAAATGCGGCGGCCTCAACTTTCTGCCCATGGGCGAAGGCACGGAAAAACTGGAGGAAAGCCTGGCCGGAGAAGAACTCGCCGGAGCCCTGCCGCCCGGCGGCCGCGTGCTCAGGCTCGACCGCGACAGCACGAGCCGCCCCGGACGCATGGAAGAAATTCTCGCCGCCTTCGCCCGGCAGGAAGCGCAGGTGCTGGTGGGCACGCAGATGCTCTCCAAGGGGCATCATTTTCCCAACGTCACGCTGGCCGTGGTGGCCGACGGCGACATGGGCCTGAACATGCCCGACTACCGCTCGGCCGAACGCACGTTTCAGCTTCTGGTGCAGTCCTCAGGACGCGCCGGACGCGGCGAAAAGCCCGGACGCGTGCTCATTCAGACCAGAGACGTCAATCACTACTGCTGGCAGTTCGTGAAAACCGGCGACTACGAGGGCTTCTACGAACACGAAATAGCCCTGCGCAAGCAGCGCCGCTATCCGCCCTTCATCAAGCTGGCGCTCATCCGTCTTTCCTACCCCTGGGACTGGAAGGACGGACAAAGCCGCGTGAACGCCTTTGCCGCAGCTCTGCGCGCCCACGGCCGCTCCCTCGGCCTCACCGTGCTCGGCCCGGCTCCCGCGCCGCTGGCCCGCATTCAGGGCCGCATGCGCTTTCAGTGCCTCATGAAGGCCGACACCTGGCAGCACGTGCGTCAGGCCTACGCCATGGCCCTGCGCGACGTCGGCGCGCTGCCCCACGAACTGCGCATCACGCTGGATCTCGACCCCGTCAACATGCTCTGA
- the tsaE gene encoding tRNA (adenosine(37)-N6)-threonylcarbamoyltransferase complex ATPase subunit type 1 TsaE, with translation MPILLKSPEDTMEFGAMLAQAMLDSPLRTIYLFADLGGGKTTFTRGFAAALPGGDQAEVASPSFTLCNVYPTRPEVLHADLYRLSENASLPEEMEEMLDEGDPFLILEWPQYLAPERRAAERLDIYLDPVQGNDAKALDKTAESCQTFRLATMKAHGDAADALLRNLKTRLERRFAPADKA, from the coding sequence ATGCCCATCCTTCTGAAATCCCCCGAAGACACCATGGAATTCGGCGCCATGCTCGCGCAGGCCATGCTCGACTCGCCCCTGCGCACGATCTACCTGTTCGCCGATCTCGGCGGCGGCAAGACCACCTTCACCCGCGGCTTTGCGGCGGCGCTGCCCGGCGGCGATCAGGCAGAAGTGGCCAGTCCCAGCTTCACCCTGTGCAACGTGTATCCCACAAGGCCGGAAGTGCTCCACGCCGACCTCTACCGCCTTTCCGAAAACGCCTCGCTCCCCGAAGAAATGGAAGAAATGCTCGACGAGGGCGATCCCTTCCTCATTCTCGAATGGCCGCAGTATCTGGCTCCCGAGCGCCGCGCCGCCGAACGCCTCGACATTTATCTTGACCCGGTGCAGGGCAACGACGCAAAAGCTCTGGACAAGACTGCGGAATCATGCCAGACTTTCCGGCTGGCAACGATGAAAGCCCACGGCGATGCAGCCGACGCTCTTCTGCGGAATCTGAAGACCCGGCTCGAACGGCGCTTTGCGCCTGCCGACAAGGCATGA
- a CDS encoding aminotransferase class IV — protein MSVPVLDAAGWTARLMELPREGAANVTAFYEHRMGAICKDARLLLVPLDDHMVHRGDAIFESLTFLEGRIVQLDAHLERMKHSAARLELEPPCPWEEVRSIMLDVAREGGEPYGGLKVLLGRGCGGLGVDPAECPQSSLYIVATKGRPLPESFWQKGLTAARSAVPAKQEWLAQIKSTNYLANALMAKEAREKGVDLTFSFDEDGFLAEAAIANVALVDRQGRMLMPEFRHALPGTTSIRAMELAKAFMPVVITDITEEIVEQASEILVLGTTCECVAVTHYNGKPVGDGRPGPMADRLRHLLHDALVTGGVPFLK, from the coding sequence ATGTCTGTTCCTGTCCTCGATGCCGCCGGGTGGACGGCAAGACTCATGGAGCTGCCGCGCGAGGGCGCGGCCAACGTCACGGCCTTTTACGAACATCGCATGGGAGCGATCTGCAAGGACGCCCGTCTGCTGCTGGTGCCTCTGGACGATCACATGGTGCATCGCGGCGACGCCATTTTTGAAAGCCTTACGTTTCTGGAAGGGCGCATCGTGCAGCTCGACGCCCATCTTGAACGCATGAAGCATTCCGCCGCGCGTCTGGAGCTTGAGCCTCCGTGTCCGTGGGAGGAGGTGCGCTCCATCATGCTGGACGTGGCACGGGAAGGCGGCGAGCCGTACGGCGGGCTCAAGGTGCTGCTCGGCCGCGGCTGCGGAGGTCTGGGCGTGGATCCGGCCGAATGCCCGCAGTCCAGCCTGTACATCGTGGCCACCAAGGGGCGTCCGCTGCCGGAATCGTTCTGGCAGAAGGGGCTGACGGCGGCAAGAAGCGCCGTTCCGGCCAAGCAGGAATGGCTTGCGCAGATCAAGTCCACCAACTATCTCGCCAACGCGCTCATGGCGAAGGAAGCCCGCGAGAAGGGCGTGGATCTCACCTTTTCCTTCGATGAAGACGGTTTTCTCGCCGAGGCGGCCATTGCCAACGTAGCGCTGGTGGACAGGCAGGGCCGCATGCTCATGCCCGAGTTCCGGCATGCGCTTCCGGGTACGACGTCCATCCGGGCCATGGAGCTCGCCAAGGCGTTCATGCCCGTAGTTATCACTGATATCACAGAAGAAATAGTGGAACAGGCTTCCGAGATTCTGGTACTTGGTACTACATGCGAGTGCGTGGCGGTCACGCACTACAACGGCAAGCCCGTAGGCGACGGCCGTCCCGGTCCCATGGCGGACAGGCTGCGCCATCTGCTGCATGACGCTCTTGTGACCGGAGGCGTGCCGTTCCTCAAATGA
- a CDS encoding aspartate kinase: MRILVQKFGGSSVADLECMKKVRTKVLAALEEGYKVVVVLSARYGQTNSLLERAYQWSDEPDPAELDVLLTTGEQESVALFSMLLRDAGVKARSFLGFQVPVITDEAYGNARIDTINADAIREAFQTYDVVVMAGFQGRTPEMRLTTLGRGGSDTSAVAVAAALGDETRCDIYTDVDGVYTTDPRMCKDAHKMDRISYDEMLEMASMGAKVLQIRSVEIAEKYNVPVRVRSTFSNDPGTLVTKEDIMMESVLVSGIAFDKDQARVTLRDVHDRPGSAASIFSPLGKAGIVVDMIIQTASRDGVTDMAFTVSRKDLKRTLDVLQQAEPACSSIEHSSNIAKVSVVGVGMRNHSGAASRAFDALYKAGINLIMISTSEVKISCLVDEADLELAVNVLHKEFDL; this comes from the coding sequence ATGCGTATTCTTGTGCAGAAATTCGGAGGATCCTCCGTCGCCGACCTGGAGTGCATGAAAAAAGTGCGCACCAAAGTGCTTGCCGCGCTTGAGGAAGGCTACAAGGTTGTGGTGGTTCTCTCCGCCCGCTACGGCCAGACCAACAGCCTGCTGGAAAGAGCCTATCAGTGGTCGGACGAACCCGATCCCGCAGAACTCGACGTTCTGCTCACCACCGGCGAACAGGAATCTGTGGCGCTGTTTTCCATGCTCCTGCGCGACGCAGGCGTGAAAGCCCGCTCCTTCCTCGGTTTTCAGGTGCCCGTCATCACCGACGAGGCCTACGGCAACGCCCGCATTGACACCATCAATGCCGACGCCATCCGCGAAGCCTTCCAGACTTACGACGTCGTGGTCATGGCCGGCTTCCAGGGCCGCACGCCCGAAATGCGCCTCACCACGCTGGGCCGCGGAGGCTCGGACACCTCCGCCGTGGCCGTGGCCGCCGCTCTCGGCGACGAGACACGCTGCGACATCTATACCGACGTGGACGGGGTGTACACCACCGATCCGCGCATGTGCAAGGACGCCCACAAAATGGACCGCATCAGCTATGACGAAATGCTGGAAATGGCTTCCATGGGCGCCAAGGTTCTGCAAATCCGTTCCGTAGAAATCGCCGAAAAATATAATGTTCCCGTCCGGGTGCGTTCCACCTTCTCGAACGATCCGGGCACGCTGGTCACCAAGGAGGACATCATGATGGAGTCCGTGCTCGTTTCGGGCATCGCTTTTGATAAGGATCAAGCCAGAGTCACGCTCCGCGACGTACACGACAGACCCGGTTCGGCGGCCAGCATCTTCAGCCCGCTCGGCAAGGCCGGCATCGTGGTGGACATGATCATTCAGACCGCCAGCCGCGACGGCGTGACCGACATGGCCTTCACCGTGTCCCGCAAGGATCTCAAGCGCACCCTCGACGTGCTCCAGCAGGCCGAGCCCGCCTGCAGCAGCATCGAACATTCCTCCAACATCGCCAAGGTGTCCGTGGTGGGCGTGGGCATGCGCAATCACAGCGGCGCAGCCAGCCGGGCCTTCGACGCCCTGTACAAGGCCGGCATCAACCTCATCATGATCAGCACCTCGGAAGTGAAGATTTCCTGTCTGGTGGACGAGGCCGACCTCGAACTCGCGGTCAACGTTCTGCACAAGGAATTCGATCTGTAG
- a CDS encoding NAD(P)H-hydrate dehydratase, whose translation MFVPVPTPEEMSRWDAAAASSGISEETLMESAARAAMDCLREEAGKRRLSLAGASVLLLAGGGNNGGDAFCMARHLLDAGAAPVLVCAKEPDAYRGAALHWLRVAMSLGVPVVPADAWAKGDARAPSAPDIVVDALLGTGFHGKLRERETSFVEKLNALSAPFVLAVDVPSGLSARNGRPSPTAVRAHVTVTFQAAKPGLLLPEAQDYTGSLIVRPIGMPRAVQEADPPSFRTWLCTRRLDRGSPYTVEHGLSPRLEEIFDAPSVPEGRGPAHKGAAGRVLVAGGCPSYTGAPCLSAWAALRSGAGLVMLAAPEPVLNAARISMPALTLHALSGKAPDNAWCAEDAQTLAETLPTFGALVFGPGLGRSNGAADMTEALLQLPHRPPMVIDADALFALAQRPKLFALLRPCDVLTPHPGEAATLLGVGARDVQADRFGALAALAALAPAVWVLKGEGTLISAPNEPSVISPWQVPQLAVAGSGDVLAGVIGALLARGHAAPLAATLGVWLHALAGLRLAEEFPLRGNGPHDIANILPRVLGAAGEPSREESCPSF comes from the coding sequence ATGTTCGTTCCCGTTCCCACTCCGGAGGAAATGAGCCGCTGGGACGCCGCGGCCGCTTCTTCCGGCATTTCCGAAGAAACCCTCATGGAAAGCGCTGCGCGCGCCGCCATGGACTGCCTGCGCGAAGAGGCCGGAAAACGGCGTCTTTCTCTGGCCGGAGCCTCCGTGCTTCTGCTTGCGGGCGGCGGCAACAACGGCGGCGACGCCTTCTGCATGGCCCGTCATCTTCTGGACGCCGGAGCCGCGCCCGTGCTTGTGTGCGCCAAGGAGCCCGACGCCTATCGCGGCGCAGCGCTGCACTGGCTGCGCGTGGCCATGAGCCTTGGCGTGCCCGTCGTGCCTGCCGACGCCTGGGCGAAGGGCGACGCCCGCGCGCCCTCAGCGCCCGACATCGTGGTGGACGCGCTGCTCGGCACCGGGTTTCACGGTAAGCTGCGCGAGCGGGAAACATCCTTTGTGGAAAAGCTGAACGCCCTTTCCGCGCCCTTTGTGCTTGCCGTGGACGTGCCTTCCGGGCTTTCCGCCCGCAACGGCCGTCCTTCTCCCACGGCCGTGCGCGCCCACGTCACGGTCACGTTTCAGGCGGCCAAGCCCGGACTGCTGCTGCCCGAAGCGCAGGATTACACCGGCTCTCTCATCGTGCGGCCCATAGGCATGCCGCGCGCCGTGCAGGAAGCCGATCCCCCGTCCTTCCGCACCTGGCTGTGCACGCGCCGCCTCGACAGGGGCTCGCCCTACACCGTGGAACACGGTCTTTCGCCCCGGCTTGAGGAGATCTTCGACGCGCCCTCTGTGCCGGAAGGCCGCGGCCCGGCCCACAAGGGCGCGGCCGGAAGAGTGCTTGTGGCCGGAGGCTGCCCGTCCTACACCGGCGCGCCGTGCCTTTCCGCCTGGGCCGCCCTGCGCTCCGGCGCGGGCCTCGTCATGCTGGCCGCTCCCGAACCCGTGCTCAACGCCGCGCGCATTTCCATGCCCGCCCTGACGCTGCACGCGCTCTCCGGCAAGGCTCCGGACAACGCCTGGTGCGCCGAAGACGCGCAGACGCTGGCCGAAACTCTGCCCACCTTCGGAGCGCTGGTGTTCGGCCCGGGACTCGGACGCAGCAACGGAGCCGCGGACATGACCGAAGCGCTGCTTCAGCTTCCCCATCGCCCGCCCATGGTGATAGATGCCGACGCGCTCTTTGCCCTGGCTCAGCGGCCGAAGCTCTTTGCCCTGCTGCGCCCCTGCGACGTGCTCACCCCGCATCCCGGCGAAGCCGCCACGCTTCTCGGCGTCGGCGCACGCGACGTTCAGGCCGACCGCTTCGGCGCTCTCGCCGCCCTTGCAGCCCTCGCTCCTGCCGTGTGGGTGCTCAAGGGCGAAGGCACGCTCATCAGTGCACCGAACGAGCCTTCCGTCATCTCTCCGTGGCAGGTGCCGCAGCTGGCCGTGGCCGGTTCCGGCGACGTGCTTGCCGGCGTCATCGGCGCGCTGCTTGCCCGCGGCCACGCAGCCCCGCTTGCCGCCACGCTCGGCGTGTGGCTGCACGCCCTCGCCGGTCTTCGCCTCGCCGAAGAATTTCCCCTGCGCGGCAACGGCCCGCACGACATTGCCAACATCCTGCCCCGAGTGCTCGGCGCGGCAGGCGAACCCAGCAGAGAAGAATCATGCCCATCCTTCTGA
- a CDS encoding HIT family protein — protein MSEEKCIFCLIAKGEIPCAKVYEDDCVLAFLDLSPVHPGHTLVIPKTHYKDMLEVSCDIAPAVFAALKKVGAAVMKATGASGFNVMQNNGLSAGQTMFHIHWHIIPRFDGDGLGVWEQGKYPDAAAMQAMADKVAACLEK, from the coding sequence ATGTCTGAAGAAAAATGTATTTTCTGCCTTATTGCCAAGGGAGAGATTCCCTGCGCAAAGGTGTACGAGGATGATTGCGTTCTGGCGTTTCTTGATCTGTCGCCTGTGCATCCCGGTCATACGCTGGTGATACCCAAGACGCATTACAAGGATATGCTTGAAGTCTCCTGCGATATCGCGCCTGCGGTGTTTGCGGCGCTGAAGAAGGTCGGCGCGGCCGTGATGAAGGCCACCGGAGCTTCGGGATTCAATGTCATGCAGAACAACGGATTGTCCGCAGGGCAGACTATGTTCCATATTCACTGGCACATCATCCCCCGTTTCGACGGGGACGGGCTCGGCGTGTGGGAGCAGGGGAAATATCCTGACGCCGCAGCCATGCAGGCCATGGCTGACAAGGTGGCCGCGTGCCTGGAAAAGTAA
- a CDS encoding radical SAM protein, which yields MSRLPQPLGRTGSGRILFFTGARQSRSSRILPVFLPFLGCPGHCVYCAQDKQTGHTGSEGLRAILAEAAKNAAALPPCGPQERRELAFYGGTFTALPAADRASCFELLEALRREDRIRLARCSTRPDALSPAVLDELLHHGVDLVELGIQSFASEALALSRRGYDRSAALAGCRAVTGAGLSLGIQLLPGMPGSTPDVFLDDVRTALSLSPACLRFYPCLVPEGTTLARWFREGRFAPWTVEQTVRTLGEALNMAWQAQVPVIRLSVAPESAFDAALLAGPRHPALGALIQAEALLRAAENAVNALGRAPERLTLPQSCQGFMYGDRGALKSRWQALGLGPERIAFAREASAAELV from the coding sequence ATGTCACGTCTCCCTCAACCGTTGGGCCGCACCGGGTCCGGGCGCATCCTTTTCTTCACCGGAGCCCGTCAGAGCCGCTCCAGCCGCATCCTGCCGGTTTTTCTCCCTTTTCTCGGCTGTCCCGGGCACTGCGTGTACTGCGCGCAGGACAAGCAGACCGGTCACACGGGCTCGGAAGGCCTGCGCGCCATTCTCGCCGAAGCCGCAAAAAATGCGGCCGCTCTCCCGCCCTGCGGGCCGCAGGAGCGCCGCGAGCTGGCCTTTTACGGCGGAACCTTCACAGCGCTGCCCGCCGCGGACCGCGCGTCCTGCTTTGAACTTCTCGAAGCTCTGCGCCGCGAAGACCGCATCCGCCTCGCCCGCTGCTCCACCAGACCGGACGCACTTTCGCCCGCCGTGCTGGACGAACTTCTGCACCACGGCGTGGATCTCGTGGAGCTCGGCATACAGAGCTTCGCGAGCGAGGCCCTCGCGCTCTCCCGCCGCGGCTACGACCGCAGCGCGGCCCTCGCCGGATGCCGGGCCGTGACGGGCGCAGGGCTCAGCCTCGGCATTCAGCTGCTTCCGGGCATGCCGGGCAGCACGCCCGACGTGTTTCTGGACGACGTGCGCACGGCGCTTTCTCTTTCGCCCGCCTGCCTCCGCTTCTATCCCTGCCTCGTGCCCGAAGGCACAACGCTGGCGCGCTGGTTCCGCGAAGGACGCTTTGCGCCGTGGACCGTGGAACAGACCGTGCGCACCCTGGGCGAGGCGCTGAACATGGCCTGGCAGGCGCAGGTTCCGGTCATCCGTCTGTCGGTGGCGCCGGAGAGCGCCTTCGACGCCGCACTGCTCGCCGGCCCGCGGCATCCGGCCCTCGGCGCGCTCATTCAGGCCGAAGCGCTGCTTCGCGCGGCCGAAAACGCCGTGAACGCCCTCGGCCGCGCGCCGGAAAGGCTCACGCTGCCGCAATCGTGTCAGGGATTCATGTACGGAGACCGCGGCGCGCTCAAGTCGCGCTGGCAGGCTCTCGGGCTGGGCCCGGAACGCATTGCCTTTGCGCGCGAAGCCTCGGCCGCCGAGCTCGTCTGA
- a CDS encoding DMT family protein → MTLHLPIPVITVLLLIGSNIFMTYAWYGHLRHHSLTFVGAILVSWGIAFFEYCLQVPANRVGYGYFSAAELKTIQEVISLTIFGIFSTLYLGESLTWNHAVGFALIVAGAFFVFKG, encoded by the coding sequence ATGACTCTGCATCTGCCCATTCCCGTCATCACCGTGCTGCTTCTCATAGGCTCCAACATCTTCATGACCTATGCCTGGTACGGACATCTGCGCCACCACTCCCTCACCTTCGTGGGAGCCATTCTCGTGAGCTGGGGCATCGCCTTCTTTGAATACTGCCTTCAGGTGCCCGCCAACCGCGTGGGCTACGGCTATTTTTCCGCCGCCGAGCTCAAGACCATTCAGGAAGTCATTTCCCTGACCATCTTCGGCATATTCTCCACGCTCTATCTCGGCGAAAGTCTCACCTGGAATCACGCCGTCGGCTTTGCGCTCATCGTGGCGGGGGCCTTCTTCGTGTTCAAGGGATAG
- a CDS encoding integration host factor subunit alpha codes for MNKALTKADIVEAVYNDKNLGRNRAEVKNIVENLLALMKQAIKKDDALLISGFGKFEAYDKNARKGRNPQTDESITLPPRKVVVFRLSRKFRMELNGGEEA; via the coding sequence ATGAACAAGGCTCTGACGAAGGCTGACATTGTGGAAGCGGTGTACAATGACAAGAATCTCGGCCGCAACCGTGCGGAAGTGAAGAATATCGTTGAAAATCTGCTTGCCCTTATGAAGCAGGCCATCAAGAAGGATGACGCGCTTCTCATCAGCGGCTTCGGCAAGTTCGAGGCCTACGACAAAAATGCCCGCAAGGGACGCAACCCCCAGACCGATGAATCCATCACGCTGCCTCCGCGCAAGGTGGTGGTGTTCCGTCTTTCCCGCAAGTTCCGCATGGAGCTCAACGGCGGCGAAGAGGCGTAG